In Armatimonadota bacterium, the following proteins share a genomic window:
- a CDS encoding endonuclease/exonuclease/phosphatase family protein produces the protein MARYPALIMLVILSVSAHAAEGTKLTVMTYNVAYGAGVDPAEQKIVERATNNRLVGNRLDRVISVIKYVNPDIVGIQEACSWDKNDNAVAKQVARELGMHYYLAKSGKSRFNVALFSKLPIIWARGYPDHFTRAALQAQLKLPDGRALNVFVAHFNLLRAPESHLSEVRCLARQMRLRSSNLSVMMGDANFKYGIHKESTDALLASGFVIAPPVGERIDQIWTSRPLAGDIREGREIPAGMTGGASDHRPTVMVIGIPDK, from the coding sequence ATGGCGCGATATCCTGCTCTGATCATGCTCGTCATTCTCTCAGTCTCGGCACATGCCGCCGAGGGCACGAAGCTCACCGTAATGACCTACAACGTGGCGTACGGGGCGGGCGTCGATCCGGCGGAGCAGAAGATCGTCGAACGAGCCACCAACAACAGACTGGTCGGCAACCGCCTGGATCGGGTGATCTCGGTCATCAAGTATGTGAACCCCGATATCGTGGGCATCCAGGAGGCCTGCTCGTGGGACAAGAACGACAATGCGGTGGCGAAGCAGGTCGCCCGGGAACTGGGCATGCACTACTACCTGGCGAAATCCGGCAAGAGCCGCTTCAACGTCGCGCTGTTCAGCAAACTCCCCATAATCTGGGCGAGGGGGTATCCCGACCATTTCACCCGCGCGGCCCTGCAGGCACAACTGAAGCTTCCCGACGGACGCGCGCTCAACGTCTTCGTGGCGCACTTCAACCTCCTGAGGGCCCCTGAGAGCCATCTCAGCGAAGTACGGTGTCTCGCCCGGCAGATGAGACTACGTTCATCGAACCTGTCGGTGATGATGGGAGATGCGAACTTCAAGTACGGCATCCACAAGGAGAGCACGGACGCGCTTCTGGCTTCGGGGTTTGTGATTGCGCCGCCGGTTGGTGAGCGGATCGACCAGATCTGGACCTCCAGGCCGCTCGCGGGCGACATCAGGGAAGGCCGCGAGATCCCGGCCGGGATGACGGGCGGGGCTTCAGATCACCGCCCGACGGTGATGGTCATAGGCATACCGGACAAGTGA
- a CDS encoding Gfo/Idh/MocA family oxidoreductase encodes MDKLRIGIVGVGGMGSHHAGYLSKGEVVGAELTAVCDIEKEKLGRWEGVRDFSDSRELIRSGMVDAVLIATPHYDHTTVGVDAFQQGLHVLTEKPISVHKADCERLIAAHKSSDRIFSAMFQMRTANLYKKIKKLIESGEIGEISRISWIVSDWFRSEAYYASGGWRATWSGEGGGVLLNQCPHNLDLMQWFFGMPSKVRAFCKFGAKHDIEVEDEVTAYLEYPNGATGVFITTTGEAPGTNRLEIAGDRGKLVVEDGCIRFFRNEMLASEFRVTSQQSFAKPDIWNVEIPYRSGGGHHVEITQNWVNAILKGDDLIAPAEEGIRSVEMANCMLYSGWTDATVNLPLDSAAYESALKERIASSRYVKKVKDIGEQDMNASFK; translated from the coding sequence ATGGACAAGTTACGAATCGGGATCGTCGGCGTCGGCGGAATGGGCAGCCACCACGCCGGATACCTTTCAAAGGGCGAGGTCGTCGGCGCCGAGCTGACCGCTGTTTGCGATATCGAGAAGGAGAAGCTCGGCCGATGGGAGGGCGTCCGCGACTTCAGCGACAGCCGCGAGTTGATCCGCTCCGGTATGGTTGACGCAGTGCTCATCGCCACGCCGCACTACGATCACACCACCGTCGGCGTAGACGCCTTCCAGCAGGGTCTGCACGTGCTGACCGAGAAACCGATCTCCGTCCACAAGGCCGACTGCGAGCGCCTCATCGCCGCCCACAAGTCATCCGACCGCATCTTCTCGGCGATGTTCCAGATGCGGACCGCCAACCTCTACAAGAAGATCAAGAAGCTCATCGAATCCGGCGAGATCGGCGAGATCAGCCGCATCTCGTGGATCGTGTCGGACTGGTTTCGCTCCGAGGCCTACTACGCGAGCGGCGGATGGCGCGCGACATGGAGCGGCGAGGGCGGCGGGGTGCTGCTCAACCAGTGTCCGCACAACCTCGACCTGATGCAGTGGTTCTTCGGCATGCCGTCGAAGGTCCGCGCGTTCTGCAAGTTCGGCGCGAAGCACGACATCGAGGTCGAGGACGAGGTGACCGCGTACCTCGAGTACCCGAACGGCGCGACAGGCGTCTTCATCACCACCACCGGCGAGGCGCCCGGCACGAACCGCCTCGAGATCGCGGGCGACCGGGGCAAGCTGGTGGTCGAGGACGGATGCATCCGCTTCTTCCGCAACGAGATGCTCGCATCCGAGTTCCGGGTAACGAGCCAGCAGAGCTTCGCCAAGCCGGATATCTGGAATGTGGAGATTCCATACCGCAGCGGCGGCGGACACCATGTCGAGATCACTCAGAACTGGGTGAACGCGATACTGAAGGGCGACGACCTGATCGCCCCGGCCGAGGAAGGCATCAGGTCGGTCGAGATGGCGAACTGCATGCTCTACTCGGGCTGGACCGACGCGACCGTGAACCTCCCGCTGGATTCCGCGGCCTACGAGTCGGCGCTCAAGGAGCGGATCGCCTCGTCGCGCTACGTGAAGAAGGTGAAGGACATCGGCGAGCAGGACATGAACGCCTCGTTCAAGTAG
- a CDS encoding NPCBM/NEW2 domain-containing protein: protein MMTRRILFAALLCVSTACAFADITAIIPEMPGIDATWTAVPLESLDLSNMFQDYGTPRVGKSIIDKPMTLGGTVFERGVGTHAVSEFIVDLRGTAKAFIATVGVDDETAGQGSVIFNILVDGKIVARTAVMKGGDKPIRLGVSLEGAKTMTLTVEDAGDNINFDHADWADACIFIPMMADKAQYPQSLAHLGQEPMQIAHADNETLRINYPRITGATPGRPFLFKIPATGKGKLTYSAKGLPAGLRLDPATGVITGALQSAGEWKVDVAVSDSARTARSTLAIVGGNRKLALTPPMGWNSWYCWGRHITADIMMAHADKMVESGLAGHGYQYVNIDDCWEGERDAAGEIQANEKFPDMKVMSDYIHARGLKFGIYSSPGPLTCGRYEGTYQHEVQDAKTYARWGVDFFKHDWCTYGGIAKDKSIPELQKPYAIMRYALDASGRDMVYSLCQYGMGNVWEWGDLVGANMWRTTGDLLDSWGNMARIGFSSAEKGKYAGPGHWNDPDMLCIGKVGFGNLRPSKLTQNEQITQMTLWCMAAAPLLIGGDIMEMDQFTLDVLSNDEVIAVDQDPLGKAAHRVWHEGDLEVWARPLSDGTKAVALFNRGNYKTKVTVRWSDIGLSSPRPSGREGSGLRGLPVRDLWMRRDLGTFTDSFAAEVLPHAAWLIKVAK, encoded by the coding sequence ATGATGACTAGACGGATTCTTTTCGCTGCGTTGTTGTGCGTCTCGACGGCATGCGCATTCGCCGACATCACCGCAATCATCCCCGAGATGCCCGGGATCGACGCCACATGGACGGCCGTCCCCCTGGAGAGCCTCGACCTGAGCAACATGTTCCAGGACTACGGGACGCCCAGGGTCGGCAAGTCGATCATCGACAAGCCGATGACACTCGGCGGGACCGTTTTCGAGCGAGGAGTCGGGACCCACGCCGTGAGCGAGTTCATCGTAGACCTCAGAGGGACCGCGAAGGCCTTCATCGCCACTGTCGGCGTGGATGATGAGACCGCCGGACAGGGCTCGGTGATCTTCAATATCCTCGTAGACGGCAAGATCGTTGCCCGGACAGCCGTCATGAAGGGCGGCGACAAGCCGATCCGGCTCGGCGTCTCGCTGGAAGGCGCCAAGACCATGACCCTGACCGTGGAGGACGCCGGTGACAACATCAACTTCGACCACGCCGATTGGGCCGACGCGTGTATATTCATCCCCATGATGGCTGACAAGGCTCAATACCCGCAGTCGCTCGCGCACCTCGGCCAGGAGCCGATGCAGATCGCGCACGCCGACAACGAGACGCTGCGGATCAACTACCCGCGCATCACCGGCGCGACACCGGGCCGCCCGTTCCTCTTCAAGATTCCCGCGACCGGTAAGGGCAAGCTCACCTACTCCGCGAAGGGCCTCCCCGCCGGTCTGCGCCTCGATCCGGCCACCGGAGTAATCACCGGTGCATTGCAGTCTGCCGGTGAGTGGAAGGTGGATGTCGCCGTCAGCGACTCCGCCCGGACCGCCCGGAGCACCCTTGCCATCGTCGGCGGCAACCGCAAACTCGCGCTCACCCCGCCGATGGGCTGGAACTCCTGGTACTGCTGGGGCCGGCATATAACCGCCGATATCATGATGGCGCACGCCGACAAGATGGTCGAGTCCGGCCTCGCGGGTCACGGATACCAGTACGTCAACATTGACGACTGCTGGGAGGGCGAGCGCGACGCGGCCGGCGAGATTCAGGCCAACGAGAAGTTCCCCGACATGAAGGTGATGTCCGACTATATCCACGCCAGGGGCCTCAAGTTCGGCATCTACTCCTCGCCCGGCCCGCTGACCTGCGGCCGGTATGAGGGCACCTATCAGCACGAGGTCCAGGATGCGAAGACCTACGCCAGGTGGGGCGTCGACTTCTTCAAGCACGACTGGTGCACCTACGGAGGGATCGCGAAGGACAAGAGCATCCCCGAGCTTCAGAAGCCCTACGCTATCATGCGCTACGCGCTCGACGCGAGCGGCCGGGACATGGTCTACAGCCTCTGCCAGTACGGCATGGGCAACGTCTGGGAGTGGGGCGATCTCGTCGGCGCGAACATGTGGCGCACGACGGGCGACCTGCTCGACAGCTGGGGGAACATGGCACGGATCGGGTTCTCTTCGGCCGAGAAGGGCAAGTACGCCGGCCCGGGCCACTGGAACGATCCCGACATGCTGTGCATCGGCAAGGTCGGATTCGGCAACCTGCGCCCGTCGAAGCTCACGCAGAACGAGCAGATCACGCAGATGACGCTCTGGTGCATGGCCGCAGCCCCGCTGCTCATCGGCGGCGACATCATGGAGATGGACCAGTTCACCCTCGACGTGCTCAGCAACGACGAGGTGATCGCGGTTGACCAGGACCCGCTCGGCAAGGCGGCGCACAGGGTATGGCATGAAGGCGACCTGGAGGTCTGGGCCCGCCCGCTCTCGGACGGCACGAAGGCCGTTGCGCTCTTCAACCGGGGCAACTACAAGACCAAGGTCACCGTCCGCTGGTCGGACATCGGCCTGAGCTCCCCTCGCCCCTCCGGGCGAGAGGGGTCGGGGTTGAGGGGCCTCCCGGTCCGCGACCTCTGGATGCGCCGCGACCTGGGCACCTTCACCGATTCCTTCGCCGCTGAGGTCCTCCCCCATGCCGCCTGGCTGATCAAGGTCGCGAAATGA